The window GTTTAATTGATCAAAAATTTCTTTAAGCAAAACTTCTTGATCGTCTGTATCAATAATTTTAATATTGTTATGATAATTTAAATAATGAATATCTTGTTGTAAAATTTTTACACACATTGAATGAAAAGTACTTAAATAAGGAATAGAAACGCCAATTGTTTTTCCAACACGTTCTTTCATTTCATCAGCAGCCTTATTAGTAAAAGTAAAACCTAAAATCCGTGATGGATGAATATTTTTTTCAGTAATTAAATAAGCAATACGTAAAGTTAAAACAGATGTTTTTCCTGTCCCTGCCCCTGCAATTACTAATTGCGGTCCTAAGTCTGCTGTAACTGCTTCTTTTTGTTCTTGATTTAAGCGTGAATAATCAATTCCTAATCCCATAAAAGCTTCTCCTTATTTTTCATTTTATATTTTATCTAGTTCTTGAATTAAATTATCGATTTTTTGAATCTCAACTTCACGTTTTGTTTTATGTTTAGGCGCTTGTTTTGGTTTCTCATAATGCATCCATAATAAAACAACTTTTGCTACTTGATCATGTAAAGCACGTTTTTTTGAATTCATAAACATGTGAATTACAATAATACAACTAACTAAACCCATAATTGAATATAGACTTTTAACTAAAATACTTAAAATAGCCATAGTTGTAGTATTGGTGAAATTATCATTAATTTTTAAAGATAAAATTGACTGCACATAAGCTTTTAAATCTTTAATTTGATGATAATACTCTTTTAGCTCAGTCTCATTCATAGCTTGAATTGATTTAAAACTTGCATCAGCAAAAACAAAACAAAATCCCATCGCTAATAAATTAATTATGGTAAAAATTAATCAAGTTAATAAACTATGTTTAATTAAAGCAATAAATAAAATTTTTTTATCGTTTTGTTTTACTAAACTAATCATTCTAATCGAAAATGCTCATCGAAATAAAGTATAAGATTTACAAAATAAAGGAATAATAATGTAGTATGTAGAATAAACAAAAAAAGCAATTATTCCCATTAAGAATAAACGTCAAGGTTCAGGAGCAAGCTCATCATTATTAACAAAAATATCACTAATTTTAAAATTACTATTAATAAAAACTAATAAAGATAATAAAAAAGCAATAATGGAAATAAAAATATAATCTAAAACACTAGCGCTAGCACGCCTTAGTGCACCAACAACGGGATATTCGATCGTATTTTCTTGTTTTAATGTTGACTTATCACTCATTTAATTTAATCCCTGTTTTGATTTTAAATAATATTTTAAAATATTAATTTTAAACTTGCGAACATATAAATTATTCTCAAAATTAGCAAAATAAATCTCTAAATACTTTTTAGCATTTGATAAGGCATGACTAATAATCATTGTTCGTTCTTTAATTTGTTTTTTAGAATTAATATTAATTGTGTATAATTCATAAATTTTTTTCAAAAAAGAATGAAAACAAATTCCCGTAATTCAATAACACAATTCGTCCTTATAAAGATCTAATAAATCATCATTACTAAATCTTATGTATAATTCATTAATTTGTTGTAGTAAATCATAAACATTATAACCAACCTCACCACTATTATTGCTAATGAAGTTAATATTTACATTTCTTCATGAATTAAATTTGGTAAAAAGATCATAA is drawn from Ureaplasma parvum serovar 3 str. ATCC 27815 and contains these coding sequences:
- a CDS encoding RDD family protein; translation: MSDKSTLKQENTIEYPVVGALRRASASVLDYIFISIIAFLLSLLVFINSNFKISDIFVNNDELAPEPWRLFLMGIIAFFVYSTYYIIIPLFCKSYTLFRWAFSIRMISLVKQNDKKILFIALIKHSLLTWLIFTIINLLAMGFCFVFADASFKSIQAMNETELKEYYHQIKDLKAYVQSILSLKINDNFTNTTTMAILSILVKSLYSIMGLVSCIIVIHMFMNSKKRALHDQVAKVVLLWMHYEKPKQAPKHKTKREVEIQKIDNLIQELDKI